In the genome of Triticum urartu cultivar G1812 chromosome 5, Tu2.1, whole genome shotgun sequence, one region contains:
- the LOC125510502 gene encoding glycosyltransferase BC10, protein MTSPVTTHASPFLLALLLLLSIPVVFLLGPRLLPPKTLPAIPDADESDDLALFRRAILSSSSAKPATTSYFFHRRPRPKVAFLFLTNSDIVFSPLWEKYFHGHRKLFNLYVHADPYSVLELPPTPTFRGRFVPAKATQRASPTLISAARRLLATALLDDPSNQFFALLSQSCIPLHPFPTMYKTLLSDNAGPHGHHRSFIEITDNTSILHDRYYARGDAVMLPEVPYDQFRAGSQFFVLTRRHAIMVVRDMRLWKKFKLPCLVERNYSCYPEEHYFPTLLDMQDPAGCTKYSLTRVNWTDQVEGHPHTYHPGEVSANLIRELRKSNAKYSYMFARKFAPECLEPLMEIADSVILRD, encoded by the coding sequence ATGACGTCGCCGGTGACGACGCACGCCTCGCCCTTCCTGCTCGCCCTGCTCCTGCTCCTCTCCATCCCGGTCGTCTTCCTCCTTGGGCCGCGCCTCCTCCCGCCCAAGACGCTCCCCGCCATCCCGGACGCCGACGAGTCCGACGACCTCGCCCTCTTCCGCCGCGccatcctctcctcttcctccgccaagccggccaccaccTCCTACTTCTTCCACCGCCGCCCTCGGCCCAAAGTCGCCTTCCTCTTCCTCACCAACTCCGACATCGTCTTCTCGCCGCTCTGGGAGAAGTACTTCCATGGCCACCGCAAGCTGTTCAATCTGTATGTCCACGCCGATCCCTACTCCGTCCTAGAGCTGCCCCCCACGCCCACCTTCCGCGGCCGCTTCGTGCCAGCCAAGGCCACGCAGCGAGCCTCCCCCACGCTCATCTctgccgcccgccgcctcctcgccacCGCACTCCTGGACGACCCGTCCAACCAGTTCTTTGCGCTGCTGTCCCAGTCCTGCATCCCGCTGCACCCGTTCCCCACCATGTACAAGACACTCCTCTCCGACAATGCTGGCCCTCACGGCCACCACCGCAGCTTCATAGAGATTACGGACAACACCTCCATCCTTCATGATAGGTACTATGCCCGCGGTGATGCTGTGATGTTGCCAGAGGTGCCGTATGACCAGTTTCGTGCTGGATCGCAGTTCTTTGTGCTCACTAGGAGGCATGCCATCATGGTTGTGAGGGACATGCGGCTCTGGAAGAAGTTTAAGCTGCCTTGTCTGGTCGAGCGCAATTACTCGTGCTATCCGGAGGAGCACTACTTCCCCACATTGCTGGATATGCAGGACCCTGCTGGATGCACCAAGTATAGCCTCACGAGGGTGAACTGGACAGATCAAGTCGAGGGCCACCCACACACGTATCACCCTGGGGAGGTGTCGGCCAACTTGATCAGGGAGCTGAGGAAGTCGAATGCGAAATACTCATACATGTTTGCACGGAAATTTGCCCCGGAGTGCCTCGAGCCGCTGATGGAGATTGCGGACTCAGTCATCCTACGTGACTAG